The Sebastes fasciatus isolate fSebFas1 chromosome 4, fSebFas1.pri, whole genome shotgun sequence genome window below encodes:
- the LOC141766094 gene encoding cingulin-like protein 1 isoform X4: MESHRLSGSPDVRIQRSYLHSPRGGQDNHFGVRVQIQGIKGQPYVVLNSSGQEIHQDVSVITHQAGYNPGMVRRSVDERHPPSESTSSALHYQKHPEILRPYDPESNNLNVVLPSTASVARSRQLNTSPLPETVNKPRIPLPAEGPVGDQGEVTPPSGRQVPARSPNSVETDSFISVGKLISQFNTTQRRGRGGPRNRLDPEQCRRSRSVDSGRTSDSSSSSSSSSRASSLKGVRGETPGEMYPPGSARARLLGGEASLAREENKPVTPLIGHHGKETMSPHSAKHLHRAEKPCSDQTDDERDAQVTPDLLKGQQEVSVDPLEDTTKQILFTYLKDGTTDDDSTTEKKVTLLLERVNKVKWKTAENVEEEEDYSAEVKFLQEKQTELEEEVSELKQKLETEIKNEKTLAKACEKARTEKKKLQEELARSQEELCKLSDRLAEVEAELQSTKRELTQMKAERDRSKTEMKDLQQQLSEMHDELDQAKRAEVINTEKEVLLEEMAQLREDFQEMLQVKEEQEEVVHRRERELNALKGALKEEVETHDTYMAALKDEFETELEKLLRELELAKESSALLGQEKVEAEEERGLANEQLEDLSQDRDQLRWKVQELNNKVDQLSQTIQESKATERLLEQRAKQLERERQQVEEVLTDVRRNEEEMGQSNQSLLTRLEDVQGKLTRLNHEHRELKEKLKEERRQIEDLWRTKTELEDERRLQDRNVEQLQRKMNSIMEECEASTDVLQNEVDEAREKSQRELDELRRQLQEKGVELEKSRQAAKKLQEELLPLEEDLRRCRREQQEAQLRARQLEQRAEELEEKNVATAGERERQLKLMEGRISQLEEDLNDERSSADRLMERFDKTKEQMDQMRSELMTERAVRQDLECDKMSLERQNKDLRSRVTHLEGSQRTSQDSLVSKLNSRIQELEERLQGEERDNNSLQQANRKLERKVKEMKMQTDEEHINLQSQRDQLTQRLKTAKRQMDEAEEEIERLEHAKKKVQRELDEQIESNEQLHGQLSTLRNEMRRKRKSPPLIKVMEGDGNDVDDFGSD; this comes from the exons ATGGAGTCCCACAGACTGAGCGGCTCTCCGGACGTCAGGATACAGAGGAGCTACCTGCACAGTCCCAGAGGAGGCCAGGACAACCATTTTGGAGTCCGGGTGCAGATCCAAGGGATTAAAGGTCAACCCTATGTGGTTCTGAACAGTTCTGGCCAGGAGATCCACCAGGACGTCTCAGTCATCACTCACCAGGCGGGGTACAATCCCGGCATGGTGAGGAGGTCTGTGGACGAAAGACACCCTCCCTCTGAGTCCACCTCCTCCGCGCTTCATTATCAGAAACACCCAGAGATCCTGAGACCTTACGACCCTGAAAGTAATAACCTAAACGTAGTCCTTCCTTCAACGGCTTCAGTCGCCCGATCCAGACAGCTAAACACCAGCCCTCTTCCTGAGACTGTGAACAAACCTAGGATCCCTCTGCCTGCCGAGGGCCCAGTGGGAGACCAGGGTGAGGTGACACCTCCCTCAGGTAGACAAGTCCCTGCAAGGTCCCCAAACTCAGTGGAAACAGACTCCTTCATATCTGTCGGGAAGCTAATAAGCCAGTTCAACACCACTCAGCGGAGAGGACGGGGAGGCCCGAGGAACCGGTTGGACCCAGAGCAGTGTCGAAGGTCCCGCAGCGTGGACAGCGGCCGAACCTCAgactcctcatcctcctcctcttcctccagcagAGCCTCGTCTCTGAAGGGTGTCAGGGGCGAGACCCCGGGTGAGATGTATCCTCCGGGGTCAGCCAGGGCTCGACTCCTCGGCGGAGAGGCCTCTTTGGCGAGGGAGGAGAACAAGCCTGTCACGCCGCTTATAGGACATCATGGAAAAGAGACGATGTCTCCACATTCTGCTAAACACCTTCACAGAGCAGAGAAACCATGTAGTGACCAGACTGACGATGAAAGAGACGCACAG GTCACTCCTGATCTTCTGAAAGGACAGCAAGAGGTCTCAGTAGACCCACTTGAAGACACAACCAAACAAATACTGTTCACCTACCTCAAGGATGG GACGACTGATGACGACTCCACCACTGAGAAGAAAGTCACCCTGCTGCTTGAAAGGGTCAACAAGGTCAAGTGGAAGACTGCTGAaaatgtggaggaggaggaa GATTATTCAGCCGAGGTGAAGTTTTTgcaggagaagcagacagagctggaggaggaagtGTCTGAATTAAAGCAAAAACTGGAAACAGAGATTAAG AATGAGAAGACTCTAGCCAAGGCTTGTGAAAAGGCCAGGACAGAGAAGAAAAAACTTCAGGAAGAGTTGGCCAGAAGTCAGGAGGAGCTTTGCAAACTCAGCGACAGACTGGCTGAGGTCGAGGCCGAACTTCAGTCCACCAAACGGGA GCTGACACAGAtgaaggcagagagagacagatccAAGACGGAGATGAAGGAccttcagcagcagctctctgagATGCACGATGAGCTGGACCAAGCCAAGAGGGCCGAGGTGATAAACACAGAGAAAGAAGTCCTTCTGGAG GAAATGGCGCAGCTGCGTGAGGACTTTCAGGAGATGCTGCAGGtgaaggaggagcaggaagaggtgGTGCACCGCAGGGAGAGGGAGCTCAACGCCCTGAAAGGGGCGCTCAAAGAGGAGGTGGAGACCCACGATACATACATGGCCGCTCTGAAGGATGAATTTGAAACTGAGCTTGAAAAGCTGCTCAGGGAGTTAGAGCTGGCTAAAGAG AGCAGTGCTCTGCTGGGTCAAGAGAAGGttgaagcagaggaggagagaggtctAGCGAATGAGCAGCTGGAGGACCTGAGCCAGGACAGAGATCAGCTGAGATGGAAGGTGCAGGAGCTGAACAACAAGGTGGATCAGCTGAGTCAAACCATCCAGGAGTCTAAAGCCACGGAGAGACTGCTGGAGCAGAGAGCAAAGCAGCTGGAG AGAGAAAGGCAGCAGGTTGAGGAAGTGCTGACAGACGTGAGGAGGAACGAGGAAGAGATGGGTCAGTCTAACCAGTCGCTGCTCACTCGCTTGGAGGACGTGCAG GGTAAGCTGACCCGGCTAAATCATGAGCACAGGGAGCTGAAGGAGAAGCtcaaggaggagaggagacaaataGAGGACCTGTGGAGGACAAAAACTGAGCTGGAGGACGAGAGGAGGCTGCAGGATCGGAATGTGGAGCAACTGCAGAGGAAG ATGAACAGCATTATGGAGGAGTGCGAGGCGTCTACAGATGTACTTCAGAACGAGGTCGACGAGGCTAGAGAGAAGAGCCAGAGGGAGTTGGACGAGCTGCGGAGACAGCTGCAGGAAAAGGGAGTAGAGCTGGAGAAATCCCGACAGGCAGCCAAAAAACTTCAGGAAGAG CTGCTTCCTCTGGAGGAGGATCTGCGTCGGTGTCGCCGGGAGCAGCAGGAGGCCCAGCTGAGGGCTCGGCAGCTGGAGCAGAGGgcggaggagctggaggagaaaaACGTAGCCACGGCGGGAGAGCGAGAGCGCCAGCTCAAACTCATGGAG ggACGTATCAGTCAACTAGAAGAGGATCTTAATGATGAGCGCAGCAGTGCCGACCGCCTGATGGAGCGATTCGATAAAACCAAAGAGCAG ATGGATCAGATGAGGAGCGAGCTGATGACGGAGAGAGCCGTCAGGCAGGACCTGGAGTGTGACAAGATGAGCCTGGAGAGACAG AATAAAGACCTGAGGAGCAGAGTGACTCATCTGGAAGGATCACAGAGGACCAGCCAGGATTCACTCGTCTCCAAACTCAACAGCCGCATCCAGGAGCTTGAGGAAAGGTtgcaaggagaggagag GGACAACAACAGCCTGCAACAAGCAAATCGCAAGCTGGAGCGCAAGGTGAAGGAGATGAAGATGCAGACGGATGAGGAGCACATCAACCTGCAGAGCCAGAGAGACCAG CTGACTCAGAGACTGAAGACGGCGAAGAGGCAGATGgatgaggcggaggaggagatTGAGCGTCTGGAACACGCCAAGAAGAAGGTGCAGAGAGAACTGGACGAGCAGATCGAGTCCAACGAGCAGCTTCACGGCCAACTGAGCACACTGCGGAACGAGATGAG GCGTAAGAGGAAATCACCTCCTCTCATTAAGGTCATGGAGGGCGACGGGAATGACGTGGATGACTTTGGATCTGATTGA
- the LOC141766094 gene encoding cingulin-like protein 1 isoform X3, protein MVRRRRRRRKRKRRRRLFSTQTGHTGSGRVTMESHRLSGSPDVRIQRSYLHSPRGGQDNHFGVRVQIQGIKGQPYVVLNSSGQEIHQDVSVITHQAGYNPGMVRRSVDERHPPSESTSSALHYQKHPEILRPYDPESNNLNVVLPSTASVARSRQLNTSPLPETVNKPRIPLPAEGPVGDQGEVTPPSGRQVPARSPNSVETDSFISVGKLISQFNTTQRRGRGGPRNRLDPEQCRRSRSVDSGRTSDSSSSSSSSSRASSLKGVRGETPGEMYPPGSARARLLGGEASLAREENKPVTPLIGHHGKETMSPHSAKHLHRAEKPCSDQTDDERDAQVTPDLLKGQQEVSVDPLEDTTKQILFTYLKDGTTDDDSTTEKKVTLLLERVNKDYSAEVKFLQEKQTELEEEVSELKQKLETEIKNEKTLAKACEKARTEKKKLQEELARSQEELCKLSDRLAEVEAELQSTKRELTQMKAERDRSKTEMKDLQQQLSEMHDELDQAKRAEVINTEKEVLLEEMAQLREDFQEMLQVKEEQEEVVHRRERELNALKGALKEEVETHDTYMAALKDEFETELEKLLRELELAKESSALLGQEKVEAEEERGLANEQLEDLSQDRDQLRWKVQELNNKVDQLSQTIQESKATERLLEQRAKQLERERQQVEEVLTDVRRNEEEMGQSNQSLLTRLEDVQGKLTRLNHEHRELKEKLKEERRQIEDLWRTKTELEDERRLQDRNVEQLQRKMNSIMEECEASTDVLQNEVDEAREKSQRELDELRRQLQEKGVELEKSRQAAKKLQEELLPLEEDLRRCRREQQEAQLRARQLEQRAEELEEKNVATAGERERQLKLMEGRISQLEEDLNDERSSADRLMERFDKTKEQMDQMRSELMTERAVRQDLECDKMSLERQNKDLRSRVTHLEGSQRTSQDSLVSKLNSRIQELEERLQGEERDNNSLQQANRKLERKVKEMKMQTDEEHINLQSQRDQLTQRLKTAKRQMDEAEEEIERLEHAKKKVQRELDEQIESNEQLHGQLSTLRNEMRRKRKSPPLIKVMEGDGNDVDDFGSD, encoded by the exons atggtgaggaggaggaggaggaggaggaagaggaagaggaggaggaggctgttcAGCACTCAGACGGGACACACAGGCAGCGG CAGAGTCACGATGGAGTCCCACAGACTGAGCGGCTCTCCGGACGTCAGGATACAGAGGAGCTACCTGCACAGTCCCAGAGGAGGCCAGGACAACCATTTTGGAGTCCGGGTGCAGATCCAAGGGATTAAAGGTCAACCCTATGTGGTTCTGAACAGTTCTGGCCAGGAGATCCACCAGGACGTCTCAGTCATCACTCACCAGGCGGGGTACAATCCCGGCATGGTGAGGAGGTCTGTGGACGAAAGACACCCTCCCTCTGAGTCCACCTCCTCCGCGCTTCATTATCAGAAACACCCAGAGATCCTGAGACCTTACGACCCTGAAAGTAATAACCTAAACGTAGTCCTTCCTTCAACGGCTTCAGTCGCCCGATCCAGACAGCTAAACACCAGCCCTCTTCCTGAGACTGTGAACAAACCTAGGATCCCTCTGCCTGCCGAGGGCCCAGTGGGAGACCAGGGTGAGGTGACACCTCCCTCAGGTAGACAAGTCCCTGCAAGGTCCCCAAACTCAGTGGAAACAGACTCCTTCATATCTGTCGGGAAGCTAATAAGCCAGTTCAACACCACTCAGCGGAGAGGACGGGGAGGCCCGAGGAACCGGTTGGACCCAGAGCAGTGTCGAAGGTCCCGCAGCGTGGACAGCGGCCGAACCTCAgactcctcatcctcctcctcttcctccagcagAGCCTCGTCTCTGAAGGGTGTCAGGGGCGAGACCCCGGGTGAGATGTATCCTCCGGGGTCAGCCAGGGCTCGACTCCTCGGCGGAGAGGCCTCTTTGGCGAGGGAGGAGAACAAGCCTGTCACGCCGCTTATAGGACATCATGGAAAAGAGACGATGTCTCCACATTCTGCTAAACACCTTCACAGAGCAGAGAAACCATGTAGTGACCAGACTGACGATGAAAGAGACGCACAG GTCACTCCTGATCTTCTGAAAGGACAGCAAGAGGTCTCAGTAGACCCACTTGAAGACACAACCAAACAAATACTGTTCACCTACCTCAAGGATGG GACGACTGATGACGACTCCACCACTGAGAAGAAAGTCACCCTGCTGCTTGAAAGGGTCAACAAG GATTATTCAGCCGAGGTGAAGTTTTTgcaggagaagcagacagagctggaggaggaagtGTCTGAATTAAAGCAAAAACTGGAAACAGAGATTAAG AATGAGAAGACTCTAGCCAAGGCTTGTGAAAAGGCCAGGACAGAGAAGAAAAAACTTCAGGAAGAGTTGGCCAGAAGTCAGGAGGAGCTTTGCAAACTCAGCGACAGACTGGCTGAGGTCGAGGCCGAACTTCAGTCCACCAAACGGGA GCTGACACAGAtgaaggcagagagagacagatccAAGACGGAGATGAAGGAccttcagcagcagctctctgagATGCACGATGAGCTGGACCAAGCCAAGAGGGCCGAGGTGATAAACACAGAGAAAGAAGTCCTTCTGGAG GAAATGGCGCAGCTGCGTGAGGACTTTCAGGAGATGCTGCAGGtgaaggaggagcaggaagaggtgGTGCACCGCAGGGAGAGGGAGCTCAACGCCCTGAAAGGGGCGCTCAAAGAGGAGGTGGAGACCCACGATACATACATGGCCGCTCTGAAGGATGAATTTGAAACTGAGCTTGAAAAGCTGCTCAGGGAGTTAGAGCTGGCTAAAGAG AGCAGTGCTCTGCTGGGTCAAGAGAAGGttgaagcagaggaggagagaggtctAGCGAATGAGCAGCTGGAGGACCTGAGCCAGGACAGAGATCAGCTGAGATGGAAGGTGCAGGAGCTGAACAACAAGGTGGATCAGCTGAGTCAAACCATCCAGGAGTCTAAAGCCACGGAGAGACTGCTGGAGCAGAGAGCAAAGCAGCTGGAG AGAGAAAGGCAGCAGGTTGAGGAAGTGCTGACAGACGTGAGGAGGAACGAGGAAGAGATGGGTCAGTCTAACCAGTCGCTGCTCACTCGCTTGGAGGACGTGCAG GGTAAGCTGACCCGGCTAAATCATGAGCACAGGGAGCTGAAGGAGAAGCtcaaggaggagaggagacaaataGAGGACCTGTGGAGGACAAAAACTGAGCTGGAGGACGAGAGGAGGCTGCAGGATCGGAATGTGGAGCAACTGCAGAGGAAG ATGAACAGCATTATGGAGGAGTGCGAGGCGTCTACAGATGTACTTCAGAACGAGGTCGACGAGGCTAGAGAGAAGAGCCAGAGGGAGTTGGACGAGCTGCGGAGACAGCTGCAGGAAAAGGGAGTAGAGCTGGAGAAATCCCGACAGGCAGCCAAAAAACTTCAGGAAGAG CTGCTTCCTCTGGAGGAGGATCTGCGTCGGTGTCGCCGGGAGCAGCAGGAGGCCCAGCTGAGGGCTCGGCAGCTGGAGCAGAGGgcggaggagctggaggagaaaaACGTAGCCACGGCGGGAGAGCGAGAGCGCCAGCTCAAACTCATGGAG ggACGTATCAGTCAACTAGAAGAGGATCTTAATGATGAGCGCAGCAGTGCCGACCGCCTGATGGAGCGATTCGATAAAACCAAAGAGCAG ATGGATCAGATGAGGAGCGAGCTGATGACGGAGAGAGCCGTCAGGCAGGACCTGGAGTGTGACAAGATGAGCCTGGAGAGACAG AATAAAGACCTGAGGAGCAGAGTGACTCATCTGGAAGGATCACAGAGGACCAGCCAGGATTCACTCGTCTCCAAACTCAACAGCCGCATCCAGGAGCTTGAGGAAAGGTtgcaaggagaggagag GGACAACAACAGCCTGCAACAAGCAAATCGCAAGCTGGAGCGCAAGGTGAAGGAGATGAAGATGCAGACGGATGAGGAGCACATCAACCTGCAGAGCCAGAGAGACCAG CTGACTCAGAGACTGAAGACGGCGAAGAGGCAGATGgatgaggcggaggaggagatTGAGCGTCTGGAACACGCCAAGAAGAAGGTGCAGAGAGAACTGGACGAGCAGATCGAGTCCAACGAGCAGCTTCACGGCCAACTGAGCACACTGCGGAACGAGATGAG GCGTAAGAGGAAATCACCTCCTCTCATTAAGGTCATGGAGGGCGACGGGAATGACGTGGATGACTTTGGATCTGATTGA
- the LOC141766094 gene encoding cingulin-like protein 1 isoform X2, whose protein sequence is MVRRRRRRRKRKRRRRLFSTQTGHTGSGRVTMESHRLSGSPDVRIQRSYLHSPRGGQDNHFGVRVQIQGIKGQPYVVLNSSGQEIHQDVSVITHQAGYNPGMVRRSVDERHPPSESTSSALHYQKHPEILRPYDPESNNLNVVLPSTASVARSRQLNTSPLPETVNKPRIPLPAEGPVGDQGEVTPPSGRQVPARSPNSVETDSFISVGKLISQFNTTQRRGRGGPRNRLDPEQCRRSRSVDSGRTSDSSSSSSSSSRASSLKGVRGETPGEMYPPGSARARLLGGEASLAREENKPVTPLIGHHGKETMSPHSAKHLHRAEKPCSDQTDDERDAQQEVSVDPLEDTTKQILFTYLKDGTTDDDSTTEKKVTLLLERVNKVKWKTAENVEEEEDYSAEVKFLQEKQTELEEEVSELKQKLETEIKNEKTLAKACEKARTEKKKLQEELARSQEELCKLSDRLAEVEAELQSTKRELTQMKAERDRSKTEMKDLQQQLSEMHDELDQAKRAEVINTEKEVLLEEMAQLREDFQEMLQVKEEQEEVVHRRERELNALKGALKEEVETHDTYMAALKDEFETELEKLLRELELAKESSALLGQEKVEAEEERGLANEQLEDLSQDRDQLRWKVQELNNKVDQLSQTIQESKATERLLEQRAKQLERERQQVEEVLTDVRRNEEEMGQSNQSLLTRLEDVQGKLTRLNHEHRELKEKLKEERRQIEDLWRTKTELEDERRLQDRNVEQLQRKMNSIMEECEASTDVLQNEVDEAREKSQRELDELRRQLQEKGVELEKSRQAAKKLQEELLPLEEDLRRCRREQQEAQLRARQLEQRAEELEEKNVATAGERERQLKLMEGRISQLEEDLNDERSSADRLMERFDKTKEQMDQMRSELMTERAVRQDLECDKMSLERQNKDLRSRVTHLEGSQRTSQDSLVSKLNSRIQELEERLQGEERDNNSLQQANRKLERKVKEMKMQTDEEHINLQSQRDQLTQRLKTAKRQMDEAEEEIERLEHAKKKVQRELDEQIESNEQLHGQLSTLRNEMRRKRKSPPLIKVMEGDGNDVDDFGSD, encoded by the exons atggtgaggaggaggaggaggaggaggaagaggaagaggaggaggaggctgttcAGCACTCAGACGGGACACACAGGCAGCGG CAGAGTCACGATGGAGTCCCACAGACTGAGCGGCTCTCCGGACGTCAGGATACAGAGGAGCTACCTGCACAGTCCCAGAGGAGGCCAGGACAACCATTTTGGAGTCCGGGTGCAGATCCAAGGGATTAAAGGTCAACCCTATGTGGTTCTGAACAGTTCTGGCCAGGAGATCCACCAGGACGTCTCAGTCATCACTCACCAGGCGGGGTACAATCCCGGCATGGTGAGGAGGTCTGTGGACGAAAGACACCCTCCCTCTGAGTCCACCTCCTCCGCGCTTCATTATCAGAAACACCCAGAGATCCTGAGACCTTACGACCCTGAAAGTAATAACCTAAACGTAGTCCTTCCTTCAACGGCTTCAGTCGCCCGATCCAGACAGCTAAACACCAGCCCTCTTCCTGAGACTGTGAACAAACCTAGGATCCCTCTGCCTGCCGAGGGCCCAGTGGGAGACCAGGGTGAGGTGACACCTCCCTCAGGTAGACAAGTCCCTGCAAGGTCCCCAAACTCAGTGGAAACAGACTCCTTCATATCTGTCGGGAAGCTAATAAGCCAGTTCAACACCACTCAGCGGAGAGGACGGGGAGGCCCGAGGAACCGGTTGGACCCAGAGCAGTGTCGAAGGTCCCGCAGCGTGGACAGCGGCCGAACCTCAgactcctcatcctcctcctcttcctccagcagAGCCTCGTCTCTGAAGGGTGTCAGGGGCGAGACCCCGGGTGAGATGTATCCTCCGGGGTCAGCCAGGGCTCGACTCCTCGGCGGAGAGGCCTCTTTGGCGAGGGAGGAGAACAAGCCTGTCACGCCGCTTATAGGACATCATGGAAAAGAGACGATGTCTCCACATTCTGCTAAACACCTTCACAGAGCAGAGAAACCATGTAGTGACCAGACTGACGATGAAAGAGACGCACAG CAAGAGGTCTCAGTAGACCCACTTGAAGACACAACCAAACAAATACTGTTCACCTACCTCAAGGATGG GACGACTGATGACGACTCCACCACTGAGAAGAAAGTCACCCTGCTGCTTGAAAGGGTCAACAAGGTCAAGTGGAAGACTGCTGAaaatgtggaggaggaggaa GATTATTCAGCCGAGGTGAAGTTTTTgcaggagaagcagacagagctggaggaggaagtGTCTGAATTAAAGCAAAAACTGGAAACAGAGATTAAG AATGAGAAGACTCTAGCCAAGGCTTGTGAAAAGGCCAGGACAGAGAAGAAAAAACTTCAGGAAGAGTTGGCCAGAAGTCAGGAGGAGCTTTGCAAACTCAGCGACAGACTGGCTGAGGTCGAGGCCGAACTTCAGTCCACCAAACGGGA GCTGACACAGAtgaaggcagagagagacagatccAAGACGGAGATGAAGGAccttcagcagcagctctctgagATGCACGATGAGCTGGACCAAGCCAAGAGGGCCGAGGTGATAAACACAGAGAAAGAAGTCCTTCTGGAG GAAATGGCGCAGCTGCGTGAGGACTTTCAGGAGATGCTGCAGGtgaaggaggagcaggaagaggtgGTGCACCGCAGGGAGAGGGAGCTCAACGCCCTGAAAGGGGCGCTCAAAGAGGAGGTGGAGACCCACGATACATACATGGCCGCTCTGAAGGATGAATTTGAAACTGAGCTTGAAAAGCTGCTCAGGGAGTTAGAGCTGGCTAAAGAG AGCAGTGCTCTGCTGGGTCAAGAGAAGGttgaagcagaggaggagagaggtctAGCGAATGAGCAGCTGGAGGACCTGAGCCAGGACAGAGATCAGCTGAGATGGAAGGTGCAGGAGCTGAACAACAAGGTGGATCAGCTGAGTCAAACCATCCAGGAGTCTAAAGCCACGGAGAGACTGCTGGAGCAGAGAGCAAAGCAGCTGGAG AGAGAAAGGCAGCAGGTTGAGGAAGTGCTGACAGACGTGAGGAGGAACGAGGAAGAGATGGGTCAGTCTAACCAGTCGCTGCTCACTCGCTTGGAGGACGTGCAG GGTAAGCTGACCCGGCTAAATCATGAGCACAGGGAGCTGAAGGAGAAGCtcaaggaggagaggagacaaataGAGGACCTGTGGAGGACAAAAACTGAGCTGGAGGACGAGAGGAGGCTGCAGGATCGGAATGTGGAGCAACTGCAGAGGAAG ATGAACAGCATTATGGAGGAGTGCGAGGCGTCTACAGATGTACTTCAGAACGAGGTCGACGAGGCTAGAGAGAAGAGCCAGAGGGAGTTGGACGAGCTGCGGAGACAGCTGCAGGAAAAGGGAGTAGAGCTGGAGAAATCCCGACAGGCAGCCAAAAAACTTCAGGAAGAG CTGCTTCCTCTGGAGGAGGATCTGCGTCGGTGTCGCCGGGAGCAGCAGGAGGCCCAGCTGAGGGCTCGGCAGCTGGAGCAGAGGgcggaggagctggaggagaaaaACGTAGCCACGGCGGGAGAGCGAGAGCGCCAGCTCAAACTCATGGAG ggACGTATCAGTCAACTAGAAGAGGATCTTAATGATGAGCGCAGCAGTGCCGACCGCCTGATGGAGCGATTCGATAAAACCAAAGAGCAG ATGGATCAGATGAGGAGCGAGCTGATGACGGAGAGAGCCGTCAGGCAGGACCTGGAGTGTGACAAGATGAGCCTGGAGAGACAG AATAAAGACCTGAGGAGCAGAGTGACTCATCTGGAAGGATCACAGAGGACCAGCCAGGATTCACTCGTCTCCAAACTCAACAGCCGCATCCAGGAGCTTGAGGAAAGGTtgcaaggagaggagag GGACAACAACAGCCTGCAACAAGCAAATCGCAAGCTGGAGCGCAAGGTGAAGGAGATGAAGATGCAGACGGATGAGGAGCACATCAACCTGCAGAGCCAGAGAGACCAG CTGACTCAGAGACTGAAGACGGCGAAGAGGCAGATGgatgaggcggaggaggagatTGAGCGTCTGGAACACGCCAAGAAGAAGGTGCAGAGAGAACTGGACGAGCAGATCGAGTCCAACGAGCAGCTTCACGGCCAACTGAGCACACTGCGGAACGAGATGAG GCGTAAGAGGAAATCACCTCCTCTCATTAAGGTCATGGAGGGCGACGGGAATGACGTGGATGACTTTGGATCTGATTGA